The genomic stretch ATGTCAAGCATGGGACACCTCGCAGGAGCGCGCCGGATGCACTACGAAACTAGGAGGCGCCAGCGCGGGGCTCGCCTGGTTGGCTACTGGGCCACGGCCCCATCCGGCCACATTCCATCCATCGGGCTGCGCGCACGCATAGTCCAGCGAAGGCAACGCCCGCAACTCGGATTTGTCGACCGGCCGGAAATGTCAGGCCGTACGAACGAACACTTCAGATGTGCTGCCCATCACAGTGCCATGGGGCATCCGGGATGTGGCCAGATTCGCGCACTCTTCTTGCACTGGGGCACGTTGGCTATAACGTCGAACCACCATCGTTATTGCCCGGGTTGGTCGGAGGAAGGTCCTCGATCCCGCCGCCATTGCCCCCGCCGTTCGAGCCACCGTTGTTCCCATTGCCACCCGTGCCGCCGTTGTCCGTGCCATTGGTGTTATCCGTATTGGCCGGCGGCAACATGATCGGACGCAGCGCGTCCTTGAGCACCTCGATGAAGGCATTGGATTGCAAGCCGACCGCCAACGAGGTGAAGAGCGTCTGTAGCATCGCATTCGACCAGCGAATGCGGAAAGGTGTTTCAGTCTGCTGCTGGGTGGTCTGCGCGCGGTCAGCAACCTTGGTCTCCACCGTGCCGGTGGTGTTGATCGTCTTCAGCGTGCTTTGCGAACTGCCCTGGGATTGCTGCAGGCGCAGCAGTTCCTGAAACGCCGCCAGTTCGGCTGGTGTCATGCCGCTGGTGTCGAGTCCGGTCGTCGGGTCGATTGTGCTACCGCTTTGCGCGGTGCCTGTCTGCGTGCTGCCGGTGCCGGTGAGAGAGCCGAGCAGACTGCCGAGACCGCCCGTACCGGTCAGGGACTGCAACCCGCCGCCACTGAGAAAGTTTGACGCGAGACTCAGGAGATCGAGCCCTGAACCGGAGGTGGTAGTGCCCGTCCCACTCCCTGTCCCGAAGCGCTGCTGGGATTCCTGACTGGCCTCGCCGTTGCGCGCGCTGCCCAGTCGGTCCGCGTGCAACTCGCTGTGGCGATTCAGGGCATTTCGTACCCACGTGCCTGGTGCCCGCGCGGAGATGCGGCCACCACCAACGTTTTCGGACGGCGTACCTGTCGCGGGGTCGGCCTTGTCAGTAGTCGAATTGGTTGTCGTACTGTTGGTAGTCGTTGACGTCTGCGACCACGCCACGGGCACGACCATCAGACCGCTGAACAACAAGCTCGTCAGAAGTGCTGCGCGCATCGCCTGCCTCCGAATCGCTGACTGGGCGCGAGAATTCCCTCGCGACACTCCTGCGTTATTATACCGCCATCGGCAAATCGGGGTGGCACGGAGACTCAATGATCTACGCCCACCGGCAGCCCAACCACCCCAAGCACAATTGCGGGGTTATTACGCCGCATTGGCACCGATGGCTCGTCTGTGGATTGCTGACATTCCTCACCACTGCGGCCTGTGACCGGAAAGAGCCCTCTTTCTCTCAGCAAAGGGGCTCCAAGATTGTATTTATAGGACCTTATTCGGGCCATGCACAAGCAGCGGGCATCCACGCCGGCGCCCGGGCGGCCTTGGAGCGGGCCCCCCTGCTCCACGCCGAATTTCTAAGCCCTGCCGGACCGGCGGCTGATGACTTTGCTGTGGCGGTCGACGCCGCCATCCGCCGCCAACCGGCGGTGATCTGCCTGTACGTCGAGAACGCAACCAGCGCAGACGATGCCCTGCGGCGACTGCAGGAAGGCGGCGCCCTCACCGTAACCTTTGGGCCGGAAGCACCTGACCCCCGAGCCACGCGGCATGTGCAGATTGAAGTCGCTCTGGCCGCCGAACAACTCGGTGCCGCGCTGGCGGAGATCGCCGGTGAGCGCCGCAGTTACGTGCTCGTACACAGTGAAGGTGTCAGCCCCGTCGCCACGCAGGCCCACCGTAGGTTTCGATCGGCCGAGCGGTCGGCCACACTCACACTGTTGCGCGAGTTTCACGCGGGCGACAGTATCGAGGCCCAGATGCAGGTGATCGCGGAGGCCCTCGACCTGTTCCGGCATTGCGGTGTTCTTGTGACACTCGATCCGGCCCCGTGGTTGCACGCCCCGCCCGGATGGCTGCGCGAGCTTCGTGAGATCAACACGGGCTTCCGCTTTGCTACGCTCTCGGCCGCTCCCGTGTTGTGGGCCCAGTTGGGCACACCCGAGCAGCCGGGCATGGCTGCCGCACTGGTCGGACCGCTGGATACGGAAGTGGGCGCTGTGGTCGCCGAACTTGCAGTTGCCTTGACTCTCCGGCCCGAGGCCGCCGGTACCAATCGCACGATTCCCACGCATCTCGTGACGGCAGGCAATCTGCCCGAGTTCGCCGCGCGCTACGCCGCCGCCGGCTTGGGGTTCGATCCTCAGCCGCACCTGCCCGGCGCGTATGTCCCGGGGGTGCAGGCCCCCCCTTCTTCGGATACCGCCCCGGCTCCGGATGAATACAACACTTCAGGCGGATAGCGCTTGGAGCACCTCATCGAGGATGTGAATCCCGAGATCGAGCTCGGCGGTCTCGACATCGAGCACCGGACGGAAACGCAGCGTGCGCTCACCGCATGGCAGAATCAGCATCTTGCGATCGAAGCACGCGTCGATGACCCGCTTCCGATACTCGCCGTCAGGCAGGTCAAACGCGCACATGAGTCCACGGCCACGCACCCCTGCCACCGCGGCATGTTGAGCAGCGAGCTCGTGCAGCCGTTCCAGCAGATAGCTGCCACTCTCGGCCGCATGGTTGACAAGATCCTCCTCCTGCACGATCCGGAGCAGTTGCGTCGCGCGGACCATGTCCACGAGACTGCCGCCCCATGTCGAGCTGATGCGCGAGCCGAGCTGGAAGACGTTGTCGGGCACCTCGTCCACCCGGGGCCCGGCCATCAGCCCGCAAATCTGCATCTTCTTCCCGAAGCACAGCACATCCGGTTGCAGGCCGAAGTGCTCACAAGCCCACATGCGCCCCGTGATGCCGAACCCTGTCTGCACCTCATCGAAGATCAGCAGCATTTCGTGCTGGTCACAAAGGGTTCGCAGCGTGCGGAGGAATTCCGGGCGGAAATGATTGTCTCCGCCTTCGCCCTGGATCGGCTCGATGATGACGGCCGCAATGTCATGCGGATACTTTGCCAGCGCGGCGTGGATCGCGGCCAGGGACTCGGCTTCCCGGCGCACCACATCCGCCGTGCGTTCCGGCTCGGCGAGGGCGAAATTGATCTTCGGATTGAGCACGCGGGGCCAATCGAACTTGGGGAAGTACATCGTCTTGCGCGGATCATGCGAATCGGTCAGCGAAAGCGTGTACCCGCTGCGGCCGTGGAAACACTGTCGGAAGTGGATGATTCTGTGGCCGAGTTCCCCCCGACCGGCGGCCAGATTGCGGCGGACCTTCCAGTCGAAGGCGACTTTCAATGCGTTCTCGACCGCCAGCGCGCCCCCGTCGATCACGAAGAAGTGCTCCATGCCGGGCAGCCCGCCGACCTCCTCCAGCGCGCGTACAAACTCGGCATACGCGACACTATAAATGTCGCAATTGGCGGGCTTGGTGATGGCCGCCGGCAGCAGGCGGGCGTGAAAATCGGGGTCGTGGAGCCGCGGGTGGTTGTAGCCGATCGGGTAGGAGGCGAAATAGGAGTAGAAATCAAGGTAATCGACGCCCGTGACTGCGTCCCGGATGCGGCTGCCGCGGCTCCCTTCGAGATCCAGCACGATCGGGAAGCCATCCACGCGGAGGTGACGCCGCAGCACATCAAGGGCTTCGTGGGGCAATACGGCGGAGTGGACGGGCGTTAGGGCCATGAAGCGTTCTCCTGTCGCTGGTGCCGGCCGATCGTTCCGCCGGACCCTGCATTGTGCCGAAATCCGTCCGGCAGCGGAACCCCCGCCTGTCCCGATTGTCGGTTCTTGCGCAACACGACTTCGGCAGCCAATAATAGGAGAGGGCCGAGCCACGCGGCGACCACGCGGGCAGGTCCGGTAAGGAGTTCCGTTGATGACCCGACCGAATTCGCGGCTGCCGCTGACCTGGTGGGCGGCGGCGGCCCTGCTCGTGGCCGCGATCTTCACCGGCGATCGGATCGTTTCGCGGCTGGCGTACGCCGTCGAGCGCGGGCGCATCCAGGCCAGCAGTGAAGACCTCGCCAAGCTGCACGCGGAGTTGCCGGAGGTGCACGCCGTATCGCGGGCGTTCAAGCTGGTGTCCAATGTCGCCCGACCGGCCGTGGTGCATATCGCCGTCAGCGGCAGTCGGGCCACCGCCATGAACAGCAGCCAGCGCGACGCGCGCTTCCGCTACTACGCCGAACTGCTGGACACGCAGCAACGCGCCAACGGCGCCGAGCTTGCACCGCGTGAGCAGATCTACGCGTGGCTGAAGGAAGGCACCGATCGCGAAAGTAACGAGGCCCTGGACCAGTTGCTCATCGATGCCCTGACACCGCGCCAGCTTCAGGAGCTCAACGACCTGTGGGAGCAGGACGATGTCGAGCAGCTTCCGCCCACATTTCGTCGCTGGTTCCGCTCACCGGCGTCCGGCAGCGGTGTCGTCATTGATGCAGCCGGTTACATTCTCACCAACCACCACGTCATCGACGGCCGCTCCGAAATCCGCGTGCTGTTGTGGGATGATCGTGAATACCCCGCGGAACTGGTCGGCTCGGACGAAAAGACCGATCTCGCCGTCATCCGTATCGCGGCGGAAGATCTGCACGCGCTCAGTTTCGGCAATTCCGACGAGCTCGAAGTGGGCGACTGGGTGCTGGCCGTCGGCTCGCCGTTCGGCCTGCAGCAAACCGTCACCCACGGCATTGTCAGCGCCGTCGGCCGTACGCGCCGCAGCATGATCGACATCGAATACCAGGAGTTCATCCAGACCGACGCCGCCATCAACCCCGGAAACTCCGGCGGGCCCCTGCTCAACCTGCGCGGCGAGGTCGTCGGCATCAATACCGCGATCGCCACACGCGGTGACGGTGTCAACGCCGGCATCGCGTTCACGATCCCGTCGAACCGCGCGCGCCGCATCGCCGAGCAACTCAAGAACTCCGGCCAAGTCCGCCGTGGCTATCTCGGGATCGTGCCGGTGCCCGTGGCCCGTGCCGACGCGGACGTCTTCGGCCTGACACAGGTACGCGGCGTGATCGTCGATCGCGTGATGCGCGACGCTCCGGCCGGCGCGGCGGGCCTCCAGCCCGACGATGTGATCCTCGCCATTGATAACATCCCCGTGACGGGACTCGAGCGCTTCCGCACACTCGTCGCCGACCTGACGCCGGGGGAGCGCGCGCGCTTCCGCTTGTTGCGCGAGGGACAGGAACTCGAGCTGACGGTCGAGATGGGGCTGCAACCCGCCGACCTCACCGCCGGGCGTTTCAACGCGCGCGAGAGCGGCCGTCGCGTGGATGAACTCGGCGTTTGGGCCCGCACGTTCCGGCCGAGTTTGCGTGAGTTGTACGGTATCGGCCACTCGGACAAAGCCCGCGGTGTTGTGGTCTGGGGACTCGACGCGAACGGCGCCCGCTCGAGTGCAATCGAGCAGTTCGACCTCATCACGGAGTGCAATGGCCAGCCGGTCCGCACCGTGGGCGAGTTGCAGGAAATCCTCGCGGCGGTGCCCCGCA from Phycisphaerales bacterium encodes the following:
- a CDS encoding L-lysine 6-transaminase, coding for MALTPVHSAVLPHEALDVLRRHLRVDGFPIVLDLEGSRGSRIRDAVTGVDYLDFYSYFASYPIGYNHPRLHDPDFHARLLPAAITKPANCDIYSVAYAEFVRALEEVGGLPGMEHFFVIDGGALAVENALKVAFDWKVRRNLAAGRGELGHRIIHFRQCFHGRSGYTLSLTDSHDPRKTMYFPKFDWPRVLNPKINFALAEPERTADVVRREAESLAAIHAALAKYPHDIAAVIIEPIQGEGGDNHFRPEFLRTLRTLCDQHEMLLIFDEVQTGFGITGRMWACEHFGLQPDVLCFGKKMQICGLMAGPRVDEVPDNVFQLGSRISSTWGGSLVDMVRATQLLRIVQEEDLVNHAAESGSYLLERLHELAAQHAAVAGVRGRGLMCAFDLPDGEYRKRVIDACFDRKMLILPCGERTLRFRPVLDVETAELDLGIHILDEVLQALSA
- a CDS encoding trypsin-like peptidase domain-containing protein — its product is MTRPNSRLPLTWWAAAALLVAAIFTGDRIVSRLAYAVERGRIQASSEDLAKLHAELPEVHAVSRAFKLVSNVARPAVVHIAVSGSRATAMNSSQRDARFRYYAELLDTQQRANGAELAPREQIYAWLKEGTDRESNEALDQLLIDALTPRQLQELNDLWEQDDVEQLPPTFRRWFRSPASGSGVVIDAAGYILTNHHVIDGRSEIRVLLWDDREYPAELVGSDEKTDLAVIRIAAEDLHALSFGNSDELEVGDWVLAVGSPFGLQQTVTHGIVSAVGRTRRSMIDIEYQEFIQTDAAINPGNSGGPLLNLRGEVVGINTAIATRGDGVNAGIAFTIPSNRARRIAEQLKNSGQVRRGYLGIVPVPVARADADVFGLTQVRGVIVDRVMRDAPAGAAGLQPDDVILAIDNIPVTGLERFRTLVADLTPGERARFRLLREGQELELTVEMGLQPADLTAGRFNARESGRRVDELGVWARTFRPSLRELYGIGHSDKARGVVVWGLDANGARSSAIEQFDLITECNGQPVRTVGELQEILAAVPRNKEIELVIEEGVGDRKIVVIRGDRR